The following are from one region of the Diceros bicornis minor isolate mBicDic1 chromosome 37, mDicBic1.mat.cur, whole genome shotgun sequence genome:
- the NMUR1 gene encoding neuromedin-U receptor 1, producing MAPLCLNCSILSGDTSPGRSRIPVPCNGSRAWGVFGPEDLNLTDEELKLKYLGPQQTELFTPICVTYLLIFVVGAVGNGLTCTVILRHKAMHTPTNYYLFSLAVSDLLVLLVGLPLELYEMWSNYPFLLGAGGCYFRTLLFETVCLASVLNVTALSVERYVAVVHPLQARSMVTRTRVRRVLGVVWGLAVLCSLPNTSLHGIQQLDVPCRGPVPGSAVCTLVRPRALYNLVVQTTTLLFFCLPMATISVLYLLIGLRLRRDRLLLLRQEAEGRARFSNTCRLQRLQDRGRTQVTKMLFVLVVVFGICWAPFHIDRLMWSFVSQWTESLLLAFQYVHVVSGVFFYLSSAANPVLYSLMSSRFRDTFQEALCLGTRCHGHRSHRGSHSLSRVTTGSTLCDMGSPGSRAYPLAEKGGPEGQQETDPS from the exons ATG GCTCCTCTCTGCCTCAATTGCTCCATCCTCTCTGGAGACACGTCCCCAGGGCGTTCAAGGATCCCAGTGCCCTGCAATGGCAGTAGGGCCTGGGGGGTCTTTGGCCCCGAGGATTTGAACCTGACTGATGAGGAGCTGAAACTCAAGTACCTGGGGCCCCAGCAGACGGAGCTGTTCACACCCATCTGTGTCACATACCTGCTGATCTTCGTGGTGGGCGCCGTGGGCAACGGGCTGACCTGCACGGTCATCCTGCGCCACAAGGCCATGCACACGCCCACCAACTACTACCTCTTCAGCCTAGCCGTGTCGGACctgctggtgctgctggtggGCCTGCCTCTGGAGCTCTATGAGATGTGGTCTAACTACCCCTTCCTGCTGGGCGCCGGCGGCTGCTACTTCCGCACGCTGCTCTTCGAGACAGTCTGCCTGGCCTCTGTGCTCAATGTCACTGCCCTGAGTGTGGAGCGCTACGTGGCCGTGGTGCACCCGCTGCAGGCCAGGTCCATGGTGACTCGGACCCGCGTGCGCCGTGTGCTCGGGGTCGTCTGGGGCCTCGCCGTGCTCTGCTCTCTGCCCAACACCAGCCTGCACGGCATCCAGCAGCTGGACGTGCCCTGCCGGGGCCCGGTGCCCGGCTCAGCCGTGTGCACCCTGGTCCGCCCACGGGCCCTCTACAACCTGGTCGTGCAGACCACCACTCTGCTCTTCTTCTGCCTGCCCATGGCCACCATCAGTGTGCTTTACCTGCTCATTGGGCTGCGGCTGCGGCGTGACAGGCTACTGCTGCTCAGGCAGGAGGCCGAGGGCAGGGCCAGGTTCAGCAACACCTGCAGGCTCCAGCGGCTGCAGGATAGGGGTCGGACACAGGTGACCAAGATGCTGT TTGTGCTGGTCGTGGTGTTTGGGATCTGCTGGGCCCCGTTCCACATTGACCGCCTGATGTGGAGCTTCGTGTCCCAGTGGACTGAGAGCCTGCTCCTGGCCTTCCAGTACGTGCACGTTGTCTCCGGTGTCTTCTTCTACCTCAGCTCCGCCGCCAACCCCGTGCTCTACAGCCTCATGTCCAGCCGGTTCCGGGATACCTTCCAGGAAGCCCTGTGCCTGGGGACCCGGTGCCACGGCCACAGATCCCACCGCGGCTCCCACAGCCTCAGCAGGGTGACCACGGGCAGCACCCTCTGTGACATGGGCTCCCCGGGCAGCAGGGCCTACCCTCTGGCTGAGAAAGGTGGCCCAGAGGGACAGCAAGAGACTGACCCCTCCTGA